In the genome of Luteitalea pratensis, the window GCGGAATTGCTCCGCGCCGGACGCGTGCGCCGCGAGAAACGTGTGGTCCACGGCGTCCCGCACGAAGAGCTCTCGCGCCATGGCCAATGCGAGCACCAGGTCGGTGCCGGGCCGGACCGGCAGGTGGAGGTCGGCCTGCCGCGCGAGCGGGGTGGCGCGCGGATCGATCACGACGAGGGTCGCACCGGCCTCGCGCGCCTGCTTCAGGAACGGCACGATATGGATGCCCGAGGCGGAGGGATTCGCGCCCCACACGACGATCAGCCGGGCGTTGGCGTAGTCCTCGTAGGCGACGCCAGGCATCTTGCCGTACATCGCCTGCGCGGCAGTTCCGGTTGGCGCGGCGCACACGGTGCGCGCCAGCCGCGAGGTTCCCAGTGCACGCCACAAGTCGGCGTCGGTGCTGAGATGCGTGATCAGCCCGTTGGACCCGCCATACGAGTAGGGGAGGATCGACTCACCGCCGAACTCATCGCGGGCGGCCTGCATGCGCTCGGCGATGAGCGCCATGGCTTCCTCCCACGTGGCGCGCCGGAACCTGCCCAGCCCCTTGGCGCCATCGCGGATCTCGGGGTACAGCAACCGGTGCTCGCCGTAGAGGTGATCCGTGAAGCGACGGACCTTGCCGCAGATGAACATGCCGGTGGAGGGGCTGGCCGGCCCGGCATCGACCTTGACCACACGCCCTTCTTCGACACTGACTGCGAGACTGCACCCATCGGGGCAGTCCAGAGGGCACGCCGTCTCCACTACGGTAGCGCTTCGTCGTCGAGGATTGGCAGGCACTCCCGGTATTCTGGCACAGCATGCCGCAGCGTTTCCGCGCGAGCGCGTGGGGTAGATCGACGGCCTTCGTTCGGGCGGGAGGGTGGTGCGTGGCGCTCAGGTAGGCGCGTGGCAGTACCCTGAAGGGGTGGAGGCCGTTGAGGTGCTGCGAAGTGGTGACGCGGACGTCGCCGTCAAGACCACGCCTGGCCGTCGTCGCGTGGTCATCATCGGTGGTGGCTTCGGTGGGCTGCAGGCGGCCAAGGCGTTGCGCTGGGCCGACGTCGACGTCGTCCTCGTCGACCGTCGCAATCACCATGTGTTCCAGCCATTGCTGTATCAGGTCGCGACGGCAGGGCTGTCGCCAGGCGACATCGCGTCGCCGATCCGCTGGATCCTGCGTCGTCAGCAGAATGTCCAGGTACTGCTCGGCGACGCTCTGCATATCGACACTGACGCCCACGTCCTGCACCTCGACATCGGTCAGTTGCGCTACGACGCGCTGATCGTGGCAACCGGCGCCACGCATGCGTACTTCGGGCACGACGACTGGCAGGCGCAAGCGCCAGGCCTCAAGACGCTCGAAGATGCCGGGCTGATTCGCCGGCACCTGCTGCTCGCCTTCGAGCACGCCGAACGCACGACCGATCAGGCCGAACGCACGCGCCAACTCACGTTCGTGATCGTCGGCGGCGGACCGACGGGCGTGGAACTCGCCGGGGCGCTGGCCGAACTGGCCAACTTCTCGCTCGCGCGCGACTTCCGCAGCATCGACCCGAGCTGTGCCCAGGTGATCATCGTCGAGGCCGGCCCGCGCATCCTGGCGGCGTTCCCCGAGGATCTACAGCAGCGGGCGGAAGACTCGCTCCAGCGCCTGGGCGTCAAGGTGCGGAAGAATTCGCCGGTCACCGGAATCGACGACATGGGCGTCACCCTTGCCAACGGCAACCGAATCGAGGCGTCGACGGTGTTGTGGGCGGCCGGCGTTGCGGCCTCACCACTCGGGCGGTCCCTCGGTGCCGAGGTCGATCGGGTCGGACGGGTCCTCGTGCGCCCCGATCTCACGGTGCCCGGCTCCGACGACGTCTACGTGATCGGCGACCTCGCGCATGTCGAGCAGGACGGCACGCTGCTGCCGGGGGTGGCGCAGGTCGCGATGCAGCAGGGCGAACATGCGGTCGAGAACATCCTGCGCCGATTCGGCAATCAGCCGCTGCGCGCCTTCCGCTATCACGATCTCGGCAACCTCGCGACCATCGGTCGCAACGCCGCCATTGCCGATTTCGGCGGTCGCTGGCGCTTCTCCGGTGTATTCGCCTGGTGGCTGTGGCTGTTCATCCACGTCCTCAAGTTGACCGGCTTTCGCAACCGCATCGCGGTTCTCATCCAGTGGGCATGGGCCTACATCACCCACCAGCGGGGCATCCGGCTCATCACGGGACACGATCCCGTCGAGCTGCCCGCTTCGGGATCCTCGCCCTCGGCGCGTTAGCCATCACCGTCCCCCTGCCGCTGCCCGCGCTGGGCGCATGGCGACAGGGATACGCGTGGCTGCAGCCCGTGATCACGCGGCTGACCGGACGCCTGCCCGTGGCGGCCCTGGATCTGTTGATTGTGAGCGTGGCAGTCGCCGCGCTCGGGCTGCTGTGGTGGCGCCGCGCGAACGTGCGCCTGTTGTCGGCAGCCCTGACGATCGCGGTCCTGGCCGCGCTGCTGTGGCTGTCGTTCCTCGCGCTCTGGGGGTGGCACTACCAGGTGCCGACGCTCGAAACGCGGCTGTCTCTGCGGCCTGCCGATGTCGGTGCCGCGCGCGGTGAGGCGTTCGCGCGAGCGACCGTGACGCAACTCAATGGCTGGTACCCGGCCGCGCACGCGACTGCCTGGCCGTCGCGTGCAGACCTGCCGGCCATCCTGGCGCCGCGATTGGCCGCGGTCCTGCCGCATCTTGGCGTGGCCACGATGCCCGCATTGCCGGCGCCACGACCGACCATGCTGGACTGGTACTTTCGTGCGGGCGGGATCGACGGGATGACCAACCCGTTCGGCCTGGAGGTCCTGCTGAACTCGCGCGTGTTGCCCCTGGAACTACCCGCGCTGGCAGCGCACGAGTACGCGCACCTGGCTGGCTTTGCCGACGAGGCAGACGCCAGCGTGGTCGCGTGGCTGGCCTGCCAGAGCGGCTCGCCTGCGCTCCGCTACAGCAGCGCGCTGGCCGTGCTGCCGCACTTGCTGACAGGACTCCCGCGCGAGACCCAGCGGGCGGTGATTGGGGAGCTCGGGGCCGGGCCGCTCGCGGACCTGCGGGCGATCGCCGCCCGCCTTGCGGACCAGAAGCCGTGGGTCCACGCGTTCGCGTGGCAGTTCTACGATCGGTTCCTGCGGGCCAACCGGGTGAGCGAGGGCGTCGCGCGCTACGACGCCGTGGCCCGCGTGCTCATCGGCGCGGCCGATCCGACTACTGGGACCCTGCGTCGGTGGCCACAGCCGTGGCCGCCTTCGCGTTGACCGACACGCCGCCGTTGACGGTTTCGACGCGCAGCGTCGGGCCGCCGCCGTTCAACTTGCCCTCGTAGTGGCGCCGCTTGCGCTCAGCCCCGGTGACGTTGACGAAGCCGTCGACGGTGATGCCGCCATTGACGGTCCGGACCGACACGTTGGCTGGCGCCGCCGACGGCATGTTCACCGCCACGCTGCCATTGACCGTCTCTATCTGCGCACCCTCCGAGGGCAGGCTGCCGAGCCCCAGGCGGATGCTTCCGTTCACCGTCTCGGCCTTCCGGAGGCCAGTCAGGCCCTGGGCCTCGATGCCGCCGTTCACGGTCTCGAGGGCCACGGCGCCGGTCACGCCGTCGAGTTCCACCTTGCCATTCACGGTGGTGAGGTTCACCGCAATCGTTGCCGGCACCAGCACCTCATACCGCACCTCGAGTTGCTGGCCACGCGAGAAGCCCTGGTTGTGAGGGGTGGCGAGCCTCACGAATTCGGCCGACGCTCGTTGCTCGAGGTTGGTTCGCGCGAGGAGCTCGCGCGCGCCCTGCTCGCTCATCGCCTTGGCGGTTCGCTGGGCCTTGACGATGATGGTGGGCGCCGCATGCGTGCGCACGTCGATCGCCCCGTTGGTGTTCTCGATCTCGAGCGTGGCTGACGGCCCGACCGCGTATGTCTTTTCCCACTGATCGGAGGCCTGGGCGCGCGGTCCGGCCATCATCAGTTCGCAGCCACCCGAGAGAAGGCCGAGAGGAAGCAGCAGGGCACCGGCCTGGGCGGCGCGTATGGCTAGTCTCATGAGAACACTCCTGAAGACCCGTACGACAGCGCGAACTTCTGGTTCCCGTGCGCGCCGGCGGTCCTGACCAAAGGCAGGTTCGCGTGCGCGCTGGCGTGCGGTTCCGGCGCCTGCCACCTGTGGTGTGGTCGGTCCAATCCGTAAGGTCGCCCACAGTTCTGTAATTCCGGCCCCCGTTGAAATCGCTGAGTGGCGTCGGAAAACCGACGAAACAGGCCTGATTCCGCCGGACCTGGCCCGCCGTCGTGAGGCACAGCCGTTGCCCTTGAGCGGGCATGATTTGCCCCGGCCTCCCCGGCCAGTTTCGTCGTGCGTGGCTGACGCTCTGCCTGCTCCTCCTGGTGCAGGCCGGGCCGGCGCTCGCCGGCAGCGTTCGCCTCTACTGGGACCCGAATACCGAGCCTGATCTCGCAGGATATGTGCTGGTGTACGGCAATGCGTCCGGGGTCTACACGACCTCGGTGACGCTGCCGGCCTCGGCCGTGACCCACGAGTTCATCGATCTCCCGGACGGGACCTACTACTTCGCGGTCCGCGCGTTCAACGCCGCCAACGCACAGAGCGGGTACTCGAACGAGGTACGCGTCGTGATTTCGACACCTGACGAGGACTCCTCGCCAACGATCACGAGCCTGACGCCCTCCAGCGGCCCCACGACGGGTGGCACGACGATCACCATCAGCGGGTCCGACTTCCGCGCCGGGGCGACGGTCTTCGTTGGAGGCACCCCGGCCACCGTGACGGCCGCGACCGATACGTGGGCGACCGTGGTTGCCCCGGCCAGCAGCGCCGGCCTTGTCGCCGTGACCCTGACCAACCCGGACGGCGGCACGTACACGTTCCCGTCGTCGTTCACGTACGTGACCGCCGGAGCACCGGTATCCGACCCGGTCATCACGAGTGTGACGCCCGCGAGCGGACCGACGACGGGCGGCAGTGCGGTCACGCTCAGCGGCGTTGGTTTCCAGGCGGGCGCCACGGTGCTCTTCGGCGGATCGCCGGGTACGGTGACGTCCGTCACGACGACCTCGATCAAGGTGACCAACCCGGTCGGGCCCGCAGGCCCGGTGACGATCACGGTCGTCAACCCGGATGGCGGCTCGATGACGATGGCCGCCGCGTTCACGTACGTCCAGCCCGCGGTCACAGCCCCGACGATCTCCACGATCTCGCCTGCCAGCGGCCCGACGACCGGCAACACGCTCGTGACCATGACCGGCACGGGTTTCAAGGCGGGGGTGATCGTCAAGTTCGGCGACGTCGCGGGCTCCGTGACGTCGGTGGCCACGACGACGCTCTCGGTGTTGACACCGGCAGCGGTCGCAGGTCCCGTGGCAGTTACCGTGACCAACACCGATGGCGGGGCTGCGTCGCGAGGCGCCGGCTTCACGTACGTCGCGACGTCGACCGCGGGTTCGCCGACGGTGACCAGTTTCTCGCCATCGTTCGGCTCGATCGCTGGCGGCACCAACGTGACCATCACGGGCACCAACTTCAAGAGCGGCGTGGTCGTTCGCCTGGGCGCGCTGTCGGGCACGGTGATGAGCGTGACCGCGACCAGCATCGTCGTACGCACGCCGGCGCAGACCGAGGGCATCGTCTCGCTGACGGTGCTGAACAGCGATGGCAACGGCGTCCTGTTGCCACAAGCTTTCACGTACCGTGCCCCCGCGCCGGTGGTGACGTCGCTGTCTCCGGTCAAGGGCCCGGCCATGGGCAACACCGACGTCACCATCAACGGATCGAACTTCAGGGCCGGCGTGAGCGTGTCGGTGGACACCCTGCAGGCGACGATCGTCTCGGTCACCGCCACCCGCATCGTCGCCCGCATGCCGGCGCACGCGCCGACGCTCGTGGGCCTCACCGTCACCAACCCGGACTCGCAGCTGGTCTGGAAGCCGAGTGCTTACACGTACGTCAGCGGAGGGCCGGCGATCACGCAGGTGCTGCCGGGGTCGGGTCCGATGTCCGGTGCCAACACGATCGCGATCCTCGGCAGCGGCTTCTCCAACGCCACGGTGGCCATCGGCGGCGTGAACGCGACGGTGCTGACCCGTACCGCCGACATGCTGACGGTGCGGGTTCCCGCTCATGGCGCTGGTGTGGTCGCGCTGCTCGTGCGCAACAGCGACGGCCTGAGCGTGACCGCGCCCAACGCATACGCCTACGAGGATCCCAATGCGCCATTCACGCGGCTTTTCGCCGAGGGCGCGTCGGGCAGCTTCTTCCAGACCCGCTTTGCCCTGGCCAATCCGCATGACGAGGCCGTCCCGGTGACGGTGACCTTCACCGACACGGCGGGGACGCCGACGACGATGGAGATGACGATCGCGGCTGGGTCGCGGGCGACGATCGACGAGAGCAACCGGCCACCGCTTGCGAGCGAGGCGTTCGCGACGAAGTTCGAGGCGCCCCGCGTCCTCGGTATCGAGCGCACGATGACCTGGGCCGCGGGAGGGCCGATCTACGGCGCGCACAGCGATACGGGGGTGGCTGCTCCGCGGACGTCGTGGCTGCTGGCCGAAGGAGCGACGATCGGCGGCTTCAACACCTTCTACCTGTTGCAGAACCCGACGACGACCGCGGCCGAGGTCAAGGTGCAGTACCTGTTGTCGACAGGGCAACGCATCGAGCGAATCCACCCAGTCGCGCCACTGTCGCGCACCAACATCTGGGTCAACAAGGACGCGCCCGAACTGGCGGCGGCGGAGATGTCGGCGACGATCACGTCGCTGAACAACGTCCCGGTGGTGGTGGAGCGGTCCATGTACCGCAACAATGGCAACGAACTGTTCAGCGCCGGCCACAACAGCGCCGCGGTGGACGTGCCGGCATTGCGGTGGTTCCTGGCCGAGGGTGCGACCGGCGGCACGTTCGACGAGTTCGTCCTCATCGCCAATCCCAATGGTGCGCCGGCCAACCTGAAGGTCAGCTACCTGCGGGCCGGCAAGTCGCCGTTGGTCAAGAACTACACCGCGGCGCCGCAGAGCCGCCTGACCATCTGGGTGGACAAGGAGGCGCCGGAACTCGCGTCGGCGGAAGTCTCGATCATCGTCGAAAGCCTGACCGCGACGCCGGTGGTGGTGGAACGGTCGATGTGGTGGCGCGCGACGCCGGCGGGCGAGTGGATCGAGGCGCACAACAACCGCGCCGTGACGACGACCACGTCGCGCTGGCTGGTGGCCGACGGCGAATCCGGCGGCCCGGGTGACGCGACCACCTACGTGCTCGTGGCCAACACCGCGGCGGCCGCCGCCCAGGTACGGTTCACGCTGCTGACCGAGTCCGGCGTGGCGCGCACCGTGCAGGACACGGTCACCGCCAACGGTCGCTATTCGATGGACGTGGCCGGGACGTTCCCCGAGGCCCGCGGCAAGCGTTTCAGCGTCCTGGTCGAGGGCGTGAGCAGTTCGGCAGCGCTCGTGGTCGAGCGGGCCTCGTATTCCAGCACGCCGACGACCACGTGGGCGGCCGGAACCAACAGCCTTGCCATGCCGCTGCCTTAGTGGTTCCTGCTACTGTGGCGCTGTGCCCAGCTTTACCGTGCGCGTCGGCGTGCTGCTCGTGATTTTCGGGGTCACCAGCTACGTCATCACCGGCGGCGTCAGCATCACCGCCCTCATCCCCGCGGTGATTGGCGCACTCCTGGCGATCTGTGGGCTGGTCGCCGTCCGGCAGGAGCGGCTGCGTCCGCATGCGATGCACCTGGCCGCGCTGCTGGCCCTGGTGGGTGTGCTCGGCACCGCGTCGGCGCTATTCCAGTTGCCGTCACTCATCGCCGGAATGGGCGTGCCGCGGCGGCCCGCGGTGGTCGCCCGGATCGGGATGGCGCTGATCCTGCTCGTGTACCTGGGCTTCAGCGTGAAATCGTTCGTCGACGCGCGGGTCAGGCCGAGGGCGTGACCGCGGCCTCGAGCCGCGCGTAGTGCGAGGACACGTAGTCCTCGACGAGCCCCTGGAATTGCAGCGCGAGTTCCTCGTACGTGCCTCGCATCGTCAGGGCATGACGCCCATCGATGAAGACGGGGCAGTTCGGGGCCTCACCGGTGCCGGGCAGCGAGATGCCGATGTTGGCGGCCTTCGACTCGCCCGGGCCATTGACCACGCAGCCCATCACCGCGAGCGTCATCGTCTCGACGCCTTCGTACTCACGTTTCCAGGCCGGCATCCGTTCCCGGATGTAACCCTGGATGCGTTGGGCGAGTTCCTGGAAGGTGCTGCTGGTGGTGCGGCCGCAGCCAGGACACGCGGTGACACTCGGGCTGAACGCCCGCAAGCCAAGCGCTTGCAACAGCTCGCACGCCGCATACACCTCTTCGCAGCGGTCGCCGCCGGGCCGAGGTGTGAGCGAGACGCGAATCGTGTCGCCGATGCCCTCATGCAGCAACAGGCCCATGGCCGAGGACGACCAGACGAGGCCCTTGATGCCCATGCCGGCTTCGGTCAGCCCGAGGTGGAGGGGTTGCCGCGTGGCGCGTGAGAGCTTCCGGTAGACGTCAATCAGGTGCAAGGGCCGCGACACCTTGCACGAGATGATGATCTGATCGTCGCGCAGCCCGGCTTCGAGCGCGAGCCCGGTCGAGGTGATCGCCGATTCGACCATGCAGTCGTTGATGATGTCGTCGGACGAGCGACCCAGCTGCCGGTCGGTGTTCTCCTGCATCCGGTGCATCACCAGTTCCTGGTTCAGCGAGCCGCCGTTGACGCCGATACGCACCGGCTTGTCGTGCTCGCGGGCGACGGCGCAGATCATCGCGAACTGCTCGTCGCGCCGCACGCCCGTGCCCACGTTCCCCGGGTTGATGCGGTACTTGTCGAGGGCTGCCGCGCAGTCGGGATAGCGCGTCAGCAGCAGGTGGCCGTTGTAGTGGAAGTCGCCGACGATGGGGACGGTGCAACCCTCGCCAAGGAGCCGGCGCTTGATCTCCGGGACGGCGGCTGCCGCCTCCGGGACGTTGACCGTGACGCGCACGATCTCCGAGCCTGCCGTTGCCAACGCCGCGATCTGTGCCGCCGTGCCGGCGATATCGGCCGTGTCGGTGCTGGTCATGGACTGGACCACCACCGGTGCGCCGCCGCCCACCTGGACGTGCCCGACCTTGACGCCGATGGTGCGATGAAGACGAGTGATGTTCATGGGGCGTCTTGCGGACGGCGCGCGCGCCGGCCATCGATCTCCGCGAGCATCGTCGCGATTCGTGCTGCATGCTCCGGCCCGACGAGGTCGAAGGCGACTCCCGTGAGGCAGACGGGAGGCTCGCCGGAACGTTGCGCCAACAGCATGCGGCTGTGCGCGACGTGGCCCCGCATGGGACCGATACCCTCGGACCCGGCGGCGCCGAGGACGAAATTCACGGCGTCCCCGAGCGTGAGGGGACGGGCCGACTCAATCACGATACCGCCGGGCCCCATTTCGCGCACGCGCATCGGCTCGGTTACCCCCTCGACCCATACCAGGTAGTGGTAGGGCAGCAGGCGACGATCCGAGCGTCGGCGATCGGGCGCCCAGCTGTCAGTCATTGGTCATTGGTCATTGGTCATTAGTCATTCAATCATCAGTTCTGACCCATGACGCATGACCCATGACGCATGACTCAGCGCCGCCCGTTCTCGAGTCGCGTACGGGCGCTGCGATGCAGGTCCAGCACGTGCGGACCGAGCTGCTTGCTCAGGAACACCTTCGACTCGAGATTGGAGATGGGGTTGTCGGCGAACTTGACGACGTTGAAATGCAGGTTCGCCAGCGTGCCGCGCATCTCGTAGTGACGGTTCTTGGTCTTCACGACCACTTCGTCGAACCCGCTGGCCACGGCCCAGGCTTCCTGTTCCTCGGTCAGTGCCCGGAACTGGCCCTGGCCTCGCCAGTCGATGCGCGTACCGCCGATCCAGCTGTAGAGCACGCGCCGGTCGTCGAATTCGACGACGTCCTCGATCTGGGCCGCGAGGTCGGCCAGCCGCGGGTCCGACTCCGACTTGAACAGTTCGTGGCAGACCTTGAAGCCCACCGGGATGAGCGATCCGGGGTCGTCGGGGAGCGCGGCCACGGCCATGACGATCAGGTGTTCACGGTCGGCGAGGCGCGCGGTGATCTCGACAGCGGTCTTCCTTCGGGCGAATTCGCCGAAGAATTCCTCGATGTACTCGATCTCGAGGGCGCCCTGTTCGAGCCCGTAATGGCGAATCAGATACTCCACGTGCGGTATGCGCCTCGCTGCGGAAGGCCCGGGCGCGTCGGCGCGGCTGGGCAATCCTGCCATTCTAATATCGACCGATGGCGAGGCGCACGCAGCTATGAGCCGGCCCCTGGTGGTGCTGGTGCTCGGAGTGACCGCCCTGATGGCCCTCTCGTGGGCGGTCGGGCGGGTGATTTTCTGGCTGCGAGCCACGTTCCCGCCGAATCGCCGGCGCGGGCGGCGTCGGTAATGCCTAACGCTTGACGCTTGACGCTTGGCCCGCGTGGGTTCGGCATTCCCGGCATTCCGGGCATTGACCGCGAGGCCGAGGCGCGTCAGCGGCGAGGCCGAGGGAACAAATCCGGGTTGTCGGTGAACAGGCCGTCGACGCCATAGGTTTCGGTGAACCGTCGCATGTCGGTCGTGGCAGTGGCGGCCTCCGCGGCCGCTCCGCGGCGGGCACGGAACGTCCATGGCACGACGGTGAGGCCCGCGGCGTGCGCCTCGGCGACCATGGCGGGCCTGGCCTCGAGGATCGGCCGCGCGGGGCCGATGCCGGTCACGAAGGCACGCATCTCGCGCAGGCCGGCCGGCGTCAGCCACCGTTGCGCGGCGTCCGGCGTGCCGATGAGGAAGGTACGCGGGATGCGCGGCAGTCGTCGTGCCAGCGTCCGCAGGCTCTGCTCCTCGAACGACTGCAGCCAGACGGCGGGCCGTCCATTGATGGTCGCGTCGGTCAGTCCGTTACGCTCGAGCGCACTGACGACAGCATCCTCGAGGCTGAGGCCCTTGGCCCGCAGGCGTTCCGGGCCCTTCAGTTCCGGGAAGATCCCGGCCCGGCCCTTGACGAGGTCGATGGCGTCCTGGAACGTCATCACCTTTGCACCCTTGAATGCGGCGTCGAACCAGCTGCCCGCATCGAGCCGGCGAACCTCCTCGAGGGTGAAGTCGTCCACGTACCAGCGCCGCACGTCCTTGTCGCCCACGCGTTCGACGGTGGCGCGATCGGGGAAGACCTCCTCGACATTCGTCGTCCGCTCGAGACTCAGATCGTGCAGGCAGACGAGGACCCGGTCACGCGTCAGGCCGAGATCCTGTTCCACGTAGTCGGCACCCTGCGACAGTGCCAGTGCATACGCATCGCGGGTGTGCTCGGGCGCGTAGGCCGACGCGCCGCGATGGGCGATGACGAAGGGGCTGGGTGCCAGGGCGGTGAGTGCAGCCACCACGGCGACGAAGACCACGATCAAGCGAACGAAGACGCGCACGTGTGTATCCTGGGCCCGGAATGTCACATGGGCATGACGGACCATGCGAGAGTCGGCCTTGGGCCTTGGGCCTTGGAAGCCTGAGACCCGAGACCTGGAAGCCCTGAGCCCTGAGACCTGAAGCCTGAGACCTGAGGACGCCCGCGGCCTACAGCCTACAGGCTGGAGGCTGGAGGCTGGAGGCTGGAGGCTGGAGGCTGCAGCCCTACTAGGGCTCGCCGCTCTCGTCGCTGCCGTTGCCGGTGGCCTCGGGGGGCGAGCCGTCGCCCTCGACTGTCTCGTCGGACTTCGGACCGCTGCGACGTCGACGCCGCCGGCGGCGCTTCCGGGCCGCGTCGCCGGTCCCGTCCTCGGCCGGCGTGTCAGCGGCTGTGTCGGTCGTCTCACTCTCCTGCGGAGACGACGTGGCCTCTGACGCCACGTCCGCGACCGCGGGTGTCGCAGCCGGTTCCGACGCGCGCGGGCGTCGCGTGCGCGGGCGCCGCGGGCGCTCAGCGGCGACGCTCGCCGTCTCGACTGGCGGCAGGGCACCGTCGATCGCTTCGCCGGCTTCGACGAGTTCAGCGTGGGCGTCCTCGAACAGCACCAGGCCGAACGCGTCAGCGATTTCTTCCATGTCGTGCCGCTCGTCCGGCGACACGAGCGTGATCGCGGTCCCCGTGGACCCGGCGCGCCCGGCC includes:
- a CDS encoding NAD(P)/FAD-dependent oxidoreductase, whose amino-acid sequence is MLRSGDADVAVKTTPGRRRVVIIGGGFGGLQAAKALRWADVDVVLVDRRNHHVFQPLLYQVATAGLSPGDIASPIRWILRRQQNVQVLLGDALHIDTDAHVLHLDIGQLRYDALIVATGATHAYFGHDDWQAQAPGLKTLEDAGLIRRHLLLAFEHAERTTDQAERTRQLTFVIVGGGPTGVELAGALAELANFSLARDFRSIDPSCAQVIIVEAGPRILAAFPEDLQQRAEDSLQRLGVKVRKNSPVTGIDDMGVTLANGNRIEASTVLWAAGVAASPLGRSLGAEVDRVGRVLVRPDLTVPGSDDVYVIGDLAHVEQDGTLLPGVAQVAMQQGEHAVENILRRFGNQPLRAFRYHDLGNLATIGRNAAIADFGGRWRFSGVFAWWLWLFIHVLKLTGFRNRIAVLIQWAWAYITHQRGIRLITGHDPVELPASGSSPSAR
- a CDS encoding DUF3810 family protein gives rise to the protein MGLHHPPAGHPAHHGTRSRRAARFGILALGALAITVPLPLPALGAWRQGYAWLQPVITRLTGRLPVAALDLLIVSVAVAALGLLWWRRANVRLLSAALTIAVLAALLWLSFLALWGWHYQVPTLETRLSLRPADVGAARGEAFARATVTQLNGWYPAAHATAWPSRADLPAILAPRLAAVLPHLGVATMPALPAPRPTMLDWYFRAGGIDGMTNPFGLEVLLNSRVLPLELPALAAHEYAHLAGFADEADASVVAWLACQSGSPALRYSSALAVLPHLLTGLPRETQRAVIGELGAGPLADLRAIAARLADQKPWVHAFAWQFYDRFLRANRVSEGVARYDAVARVLIGAADPTTGTLRRWPQPWPPSR
- a CDS encoding DUF4097 family beta strand repeat-containing protein, yielding MRLAIRAAQAGALLLPLGLLSGGCELMMAGPRAQASDQWEKTYAVGPSATLEIENTNGAIDVRTHAAPTIIVKAQRTAKAMSEQGARELLARTNLEQRASAEFVRLATPHNQGFSRGQQLEVRYEVLVPATIAVNLTTVNGKVELDGVTGAVALETVNGGIEAQGLTGLRKAETVNGSIRLGLGSLPSEGAQIETVNGSVAVNMPSAAPANVSVRTVNGGITVDGFVNVTGAERKRRHYEGKLNGGGPTLRVETVNGGVSVNAKAATAVATDAGSQ
- a CDS encoding IPT/TIG domain-containing protein; its protein translation is MICPGLPGQFRRAWLTLCLLLLVQAGPALAGSVRLYWDPNTEPDLAGYVLVYGNASGVYTTSVTLPASAVTHEFIDLPDGTYYFAVRAFNAANAQSGYSNEVRVVISTPDEDSSPTITSLTPSSGPTTGGTTITISGSDFRAGATVFVGGTPATVTAATDTWATVVAPASSAGLVAVTLTNPDGGTYTFPSSFTYVTAGAPVSDPVITSVTPASGPTTGGSAVTLSGVGFQAGATVLFGGSPGTVTSVTTTSIKVTNPVGPAGPVTITVVNPDGGSMTMAAAFTYVQPAVTAPTISTISPASGPTTGNTLVTMTGTGFKAGVIVKFGDVAGSVTSVATTTLSVLTPAAVAGPVAVTVTNTDGGAASRGAGFTYVATSTAGSPTVTSFSPSFGSIAGGTNVTITGTNFKSGVVVRLGALSGTVMSVTATSIVVRTPAQTEGIVSLTVLNSDGNGVLLPQAFTYRAPAPVVTSLSPVKGPAMGNTDVTINGSNFRAGVSVSVDTLQATIVSVTATRIVARMPAHAPTLVGLTVTNPDSQLVWKPSAYTYVSGGPAITQVLPGSGPMSGANTIAILGSGFSNATVAIGGVNATVLTRTADMLTVRVPAHGAGVVALLVRNSDGLSVTAPNAYAYEDPNAPFTRLFAEGASGSFFQTRFALANPHDEAVPVTVTFTDTAGTPTTMEMTIAAGSRATIDESNRPPLASEAFATKFEAPRVLGIERTMTWAAGGPIYGAHSDTGVAAPRTSWLLAEGATIGGFNTFYLLQNPTTTAAEVKVQYLLSTGQRIERIHPVAPLSRTNIWVNKDAPELAAAEMSATITSLNNVPVVVERSMYRNNGNELFSAGHNSAAVDVPALRWFLAEGATGGTFDEFVLIANPNGAPANLKVSYLRAGKSPLVKNYTAAPQSRLTIWVDKEAPELASAEVSIIVESLTATPVVVERSMWWRATPAGEWIEAHNNRAVTTTTSRWLVADGESGGPGDATTYVLVANTAAAAAQVRFTLLTESGVARTVQDTVTANGRYSMDVAGTFPEARGKRFSVLVEGVSSSAALVVERASYSSTPTTTWAAGTNSLAMPLP
- the ispG gene encoding flavodoxin-dependent (E)-4-hydroxy-3-methylbut-2-enyl-diphosphate synthase — encoded protein: MNITRLHRTIGVKVGHVQVGGGAPVVVQSMTSTDTADIAGTAAQIAALATAGSEIVRVTVNVPEAAAAVPEIKRRLLGEGCTVPIVGDFHYNGHLLLTRYPDCAAALDKYRINPGNVGTGVRRDEQFAMICAVAREHDKPVRIGVNGGSLNQELVMHRMQENTDRQLGRSSDDIINDCMVESAITSTGLALEAGLRDDQIIISCKVSRPLHLIDVYRKLSRATRQPLHLGLTEAGMGIKGLVWSSSAMGLLLHEGIGDTIRVSLTPRPGGDRCEEVYAACELLQALGLRAFSPSVTACPGCGRTTSSTFQELAQRIQGYIRERMPAWKREYEGVETMTLAVMGCVVNGPGESKAANIGISLPGTGEAPNCPVFIDGRHALTMRGTYEELALQFQGLVEDYVSSHYARLEAAVTPSA
- a CDS encoding glycerophosphodiester phosphodiesterase family protein, whose translation is MRVFVRLIVVFVAVVAALTALAPSPFVIAHRGASAYAPEHTRDAYALALSQGADYVEQDLGLTRDRVLVCLHDLSLERTTNVEEVFPDRATVERVGDKDVRRWYVDDFTLEEVRRLDAGSWFDAAFKGAKVMTFQDAIDLVKGRAGIFPELKGPERLRAKGLSLEDAVVSALERNGLTDATINGRPAVWLQSFEEQSLRTLARRLPRIPRTFLIGTPDAAQRWLTPAGLREMRAFVTGIGPARPILEARPAMVAEAHAAGLTVVPWTFRARRGAAAEAATATTDMRRFTETYGVDGLFTDNPDLFPRPRR